The window TGTTAACGGGACCTAGTTCGTCTACTGGCTCACCCAGAACGTTGAAGATGCGCCCTAGGGTTCCAGCGCCAACGGGTACAGAGATCGCCGCTCCCGTGTCAAAAACTTCCATGCCGCGCACCAAACCGTCGGTGGTGCTCATCGCCACCGCTCGGACCTGGTTGTCGCCCAAGAGCTGCTGAACCTCGCAGGTCACGGCCAGATCCTCGCCAGCAGCGGTTTTACCAGTGACTTTCAGGGCGTTGTAGATCTCGGGCATCTTGCCGTTCGGGAACTCGGCATCAATGACAGGACCGATGATTTGAGTGATGTAACCAGTGCTTGTCTTTTCTGCAGTGCTGACCATGCTTGAAACCTTCTCTCCTACTGCTGGCAGACTCTGTGGGGTGGCCATTACGGCGAAAATGCCATCTCTCAAGGTACCACCAACGGTGACTAGGGTGAATTTTCTTTACTGAGGATTGCCGGACGTCGGCAACTACCCACTAACCACCCGGCAAGCACCCGATAACCAGCTCCATTGGTCTCTGAAGGCTCTAAGTGACTTTTAGTGACTCCAACGATATCGATGCGTTGACCACTTGTTGACTACCTACAGGTTGGGTCAATTGCAGGTTGGGACGAGTTCGGGAGTAGCTGCTAGCTGCTATGACAGTTTAGGGGAACTCCTAAACCGCTAAAACTAGACTGGTAAAACTGTGACGCCTCACAGACTGGCCTCCACTGTCGCCTAGTTCGATCAGAGAATCGCTACAGTAACGCTCAAGCTTAGCTCGGTTGGGGCTGGAGGGAAGATGCAAAAACTAGGTCCTCAAATGGAAAACCCTGCTTGGATTATCCAAGTTTGGGCAGCGTTTATGATTTCAATTACCTTTACTTCTGTTGGCATTGCAAACCTGCCAGTGGATGGTTGGATCAAAGGCTTTATGGGTATGGGATTAACCTTTTCGGTTGGCTCTACGTTTAGCTTGGCCAAAACTTCCAGAGATGCTTATGAAGCCAAACGACTAGCGGCTCGCATTGATGAAGCCAGAGTTGAGAGACTACTGACTGATCACCATCCTTTAAAGTGAATTTAGAAACAAAGAATTCTGGCAGTTGTTAAGCCTAGCCACTCAAGGTCTCAAAGTATTTGCGCTTATTAGCCTTTGTTAGAGTTCAGTGAAAAGGAAGTAGGGGCTTGGTTGTTTTCTGACCAGTCTTTGAACTCGTTGGAAAAAGCAGAGTGTAGGATTAAGCCCGTCTGAGGATATACCAACAGAGGGGAGAGTTAATGTTGATAACTCTCCCCTCTGTGTATGTTTAAAACCTGGTGTCAGACATATTAAATATGACACCTGTGTCGTAGCATTGCAGGCTAGCGGACGAGTACTAACGGATCCAGTCGTCCCGCTCCTGATTGCGCTCCTGGTTTCGATCCCGATCTCGGCGACGTTCCTGCTCTCGATCCCGATCCCGATCTCGGGCCTCTTCGCGTCGGCGTTCTTGCTCTCTCTCCCAGTCTCGGTCGCGATCTCGGTCTCTATCCCTGTCTCTGTCTCGATCCCAATTAACATCGCGGTTTTCACACAAGCGGCTACGCTCCCGCTCGCCACGGTCTATACCTCGACATAGACGGTCGAGATCCCGACGAAAATCTCCCCGGTCACGGTCGCGGTAGCCATCGTAGCGATCGCTACGCCCTTCCCGGCTGGGATAGTTATCGGGGCGAGCTTGACCACCACCTGCAGCTGAAGCCGGACCGGCAGCCAAGCCAATGGTGGCAGAGGCGCTCACCAACATGAGCAAGTAAGTTGTACGACTGAACACTGTTACGCCCCTCCAATGACGACCGTCAAGTTAGACGAGAGCTTAGAACCAGCATTTCAAAGAACCCACGGTTTGAGACCATTTAAAACCAGTGGAACTTTTGACCCTCCGTCCTAAAGAGCAATGACTGTAGAACCGGCTGATTTGTTCCCGGTGTTCAGTATCCTTGCACTTGGCTGAGAGCGGCTCCGCGGTAGTAGTAGCCTAAGATTTGCTGGTAGTTGTAGCCACGGCTCGCTAAAGCATAGGCCCCCCATTGGCTCATGCCTACAGCGTGACCATTGCCCCGCCCCACCACTTGCAACACGGGTGGCACGCTGGGAGCAGATCTGCCCTTAATATCGCCCATCTCCTCATCTGCCTGCGGCATCACTCGGAATAGCGTACTTGGCAGGTCTAAAGCTTGACGCACAGCACTGGCACTCATCACCTTGCTGCCCCGCTCTCCCACCAACTTCACACTCACAACTCGACCTGAAGCCAAAGTCTTGACTGGGGTAAGGCTAATCACTTCCCCCACTCCCCCCAAGCGACGTTGCAAATCCTGCTGCGAATAGGTTTTGGTCCATTGGAAATTGGGAGCGACCGTATCAAAGTCCGGAACCCCGCGAAGGTAGGGGAAATTGTTACCCCAAATATCTTGGGCAGACTCAGTATGTCCGCCAGAACTAGCGGAGTAAACGGCTTCTGCAACTTCCCCACGGTAGGTTAGCACTAAGCCCGCAGTCTCTCGGACAGCCTGGTGCGTAGTGTTGTACTCAGCTTGCAAACCTCCGTAAACCTGATCAGCCTCAGTTGGACCTAGATCGTAGAGGTCACCTGCCCTTTCACGACGAAGCAGGGCATAGGAGCGAGCTGCGATTGCTTGAGCTTTTAGGGCTTCCAGAGGCCAACTTGCTGGCATTTCTGAACCCACCACTCCATAAAGGTAATCGCGCAGGTTGACATAGTTGACCGCTAATACGCCATTGCCTTGAACCAATAGCAGCAGCCGACCCCGATACCAGCGCTCGCCAACGTAGAGACTGCCATCGGCTGAGGGATCAATCCAAACGGCATTCAGTCCTTGCCAGTCTCCGACCCGCAAGGTTTGCCGCTCAGCCTGGGTCCAGGTCCCCTGCATTGCGGGCAATTGACCAATCGCTTTGCCTTGAAGGTTCGTGACCGTGGCCTGGGTCGAGCTGCCGATGACCAGGGAGGGAACTCCGCTGGCAAGGGCAACCCTCATCTGCAACCCTACATCGGCATTGCTGTTGACCTTGATCGACTGGACAGCTTGGCGCTGAGGTAGCTTCGCTGGCGGCTTAGATGCTTCTGCTTTGGCTGTAGACGCGGGTTGAGGTACCTGCGGGATTTGCACTGGCGGGCGATTGAGCGGTGGCAAAACGCTAGGCTCAGCAGAAGCTAAGGGCGAGGCCACTGGCGATGGGTTCGCCTCCGTTTGTAGCAAGGCTTGACTGACTGAAATTAGACCCCAAAAACCACCCAGGGTCATGCCCAGCAACAGGATCACCTGTGGTTTCAGCAGTTTAGATGACAGCCTGAACAGCTTGGGTGAGAATTTTTTTGAGTTGTTATCCAAAGACTGCTTCGATTGAGCTGTGGGTTCGGATCTAGGTCGGGACAAGTTGCTTCTCCGGCTCATCGTAGAGGTCACCTATCCAGCAATCGCACCTTGGCTAGCTTAATGAAAGAAAGGGTGTTTTTGCCACGGGCAACTCTTTCCCCGGCAGCCCCACTGAAGATGCCACGGTGCCCTCCCACTGTCCTCAGCCCTAGGGCTGAGGACAGTGGGAGAAAGTCATTGCAAGCAACGGATGCTTCAGGTGGCGGAGCTGCCTCACCTGAAGCTCCAACCTCTTTTCTGTTTTTCTGTGAATTGAGTATTGAAATGGTAGAAAAGATTAATCAAAGATTGATCTCGGTTTCTATTGAATACTCAGCATTTTCATCAACTTTCTAGCTAGTACTCTAGTTTTGTTGTGGTCAAGCTCCTACGCTCAACAATCGAAATCTTACCTGCGGTTGATGCCTTTAAAGAGTGGAATTTGTAAACAGTGTAAAGGTTCTCTGCTGGGAGAGCACTCAGCCAGTCGCAAATTGCAGGTCTAAGCGAACGGATGTGATATGACTCTCTTGAAGCAACTCTCGCTGAGATGGAAATTTTTTCTCGGCTCACTGTTCTATATGAGTTTTGCTCCCAAAGCACTTCTCTATTCGATTAAACGAGACCGTGTAGAACGAGAAATTACCGCTCCTCCCAGTTCAGAAGCCTTTGATAATCCAGGCAAGTTAATTCGGACTGAAGCATCTGCTAGAGGCGCCCATTTCTACTTTGAACAAGCGGAGTTAGAGATTAATTTTCTCACTGAAGACTTTGTTCAAATTGATTGGAAACCGGGTATTCCTCCCATTCCCTATGCCATCGCTCGCCAAGACTGGCCGCAACTGGAAACAACCCTAGAGGAAACTGGCGATAGCTGGACAATTGCCAGTGTTGGAGCGAGTGATGGTGCCAGCACTGGCGCGACGGCTTTGAGCATCAAAGTTGGGGTAGATGGCAGTTTGCGATTCACTGATGCAGCTGGACAGATTCTACGGCAAGAATTGCCGCCGCAGCGCAAAGATGAAGGTTGGATCCATCGCGCTCAATTGCGCCCAGAAGAGCAGATTTACGGCTTAGGTGAGCGGGCAGCTCCTCTAAATTTACGTCTGGCTAAAGAGACAACCGAGAAGGGAGAGGTCACCGACCAAGCCAAAACATTTCGCATGTGGAATTACGATGCGGCTGGCATGTATGGGCCAGGTGCAGACCCTATGTATATTTGCATTCCCATCTACTTAGGGTTACATCAGCAAGGGGGCTATCTAGTCTTTTATGAAAACACTTTTGAGGCTTATTTTAAGTTTGAGGATGTTGCCACAGCTGACTTTTTAGGGGGCTCACTTCGTTACTACTTTACGGCTGGCTCTCCGCCTCAACTGATAGAGCGCTATACAGAGCTAACCGGTCGTTCGCCGCTGCCACCGCGTTGGGCATTAGGCTATCACCAATCGCACTGGGGCTATCGCACCGAACAGGCAATCCGCGAAGAGGCTCAAGCGTTTCAAGCTCGTCAGGTACCTTTGAGCGCTATTCACCTAGATATCGACTGTCAAACCGGTTATCGCGCTTTCACAATCGACCCAGAACGCTTTCCCAAACTTGCCAGTTTTACGCAAGAATTGGACGAGCAAGGCGTGAAATTCATTGCCATTCTTAATCCTGGAGTTAAGTACAGCCGTCAGAGCAATCTCTTTTTAGAAGGTCAAATTCTAGAGGCATTTTGCAGATTCCCCAACGGCGATCTGGTGGTGGGTCCAGTTTGGCCAGGTTGGTGTGTGTTTCCCGATTTCACTAATCCCAAAGTGCGTAAGTGGTGGGGCCGACAGTATGAATATCTCCTGGATGTCGGCGTGACCGGTTTCTGGCACGACATGAACGAACCGGCAGCCTTCATTCTCTGGGGCGACCGCTCTTTACCTAAGCCAACCCAGCACTTCATGGAGGGTCGGGGTGGCGACCACCGAGAGGCGCACAACGTCTACGGCTTGATGCAAGCCAAAGCGGGCTACGAGAGCCTTAGCACCTATCGGCCCCAGCAACGACCCTTCATCGTCTCACGGGCAGGTTGGGCAGGGCTTCAACGCTACGCCTGGACCTGGACCGGCGACATTGAATGTACGTGGGCGGCTCTGCGCCAAACCGTGGCCACAGTGGTTGGCTTAGGTCTTTCCGGCATCCCCTATAGTGGCCCAGACATCGGTGGGTTTCAGGGCAATCCCAGTGCTGAGCTCTATTTGCGCTGGTTTCAGATGTCCACCTTCCTCACCTTCTGCCGCACCCACTCGTCGAACAACGTCGAGAACCGAACGCCCTGGACCTACGGCGAGCCTTATTTCACAATTATTCGCCAGCTCTTGCTCTTGCGCTATCGCCTACTGCCCTATTTCTACACGCTCTCCTGGGAGGCTAGCCAAAAAGGTCATCCGCCAGTACGCCCAGTATTCTGGGCTGACTCGACTGACCCCGCTCTCTGGGGTGTAGACGACGCCTTCTTGCTGGGTGAGGCGCTATTGGTTTGTCCAGTGTTTGAAGAGGGCGCGCATTCCCGGCAAGTTGTTCTACCGCAAGGGCGTTGGTATAGCCTCTGGGACGGTGCACCTGTAGAGGGTCCCGGAAGCGTTGAACTGGCAGCGCCGCTATCCCAGCTTCCTCTATTGGTAAAAGCTGGCACAGTTCTGCCAATGGAGGACCAGGAACGTCAACAGCTCACGCTCCATCTCTACCCACCCGTCCAAGGTAGCAGTGAGAGCCAGTTATATCTCGATGCTGGCGATGGTTATGCTGAGTCACGACTTGACCGGTTCCACCTACAGCGTGACGCCGACACTTTAGAATTGCATTGGCAAGAGCAAGGCGATTACGCATTTCCTTACCCTAGAATTCAGTTGCATGTGCATGGCGTGGAACTGCAACAAGCTTGGGTCGACGGGGAGCAAATCACGCTTCAGGAAGCCATGATTGAGGTCAAGAAATTCCAACACGTTCGCTTCACTTTAGGCTGAAGAATTCAGAATAGACAGTAAAGGCAGTGCGGCGAATTTGCTGGTTATTCAGCTTGTTCTAAGTCCGCTTGTTCTAAGGAGTGTTCAAACTACAGGCTCAAACTAAAACAGATGCTGACAGTGCGCTAGTCCGCCCTGAAACAGTTCGGTTATCTAGACTGTCTTAAAGTGGGCCTGAGAGCACCAGAATGCCACAATAAGAGTATACAAATTTTAGTAAGCGAGCTAGCAGAGCGATGATGAACTTTAATTCGAATGCCGCTGGTCTTCCAGGTGGCGATGCTACGCAGGAATCCACCAATCCTCTGCTTCAGTACATGCAGCAGCAATCACCCGAAGTGCTAGCCAGTGTTGGCAATTCGGCTAGCCCCGAAGTCCGAGAAGCCGTGTTGCGCAACGTTCGGGGTTTACTGGGCATGTTGCCACCCGAAGGATTTCAGGTTGAAATTACAACCGATCGAGAGCACTTAGCATCTCTGCTTGCGTCTGCCATGTTCACTGGCTACTTCTTGCGCAGTATGGAGCAGCGGATGGCATTGGATCATCAGTTAGCTTTGATCGACTCCGAGTCAACTGAGGCGTAAGAGGCATAATTAGTCGGCTCAATCGAGCCAAACAGTTGAACTTTGATGATTTGCAGGATTAGCACAGGCAGGTAAACAAACGGGCGCGGGAAGGAGCGAGCGGATGGCAGCAACTGACTTCAAAGACTATTACGCAGTACTGGGCGTGAGCAAAGACGCCAATCAAGAAGAACTTAAGCGTGTCTACCGCAAATTGGCCCGTCAGTATCACCCCGACGTTAATCCTGGCGACCAACAGGCCGAGGCTCGTTTCAAAGAGATCAACGAAGCCTACGAAGTTCTTTCTGACTCCGAAAAGCGCCAGAAGTACGACCAGTTCGGTCAGTATTGGAAGCATGCCGGTGAGGGCGGTGTACCCGGTACTGGGGTCGACTTCGGCGGTTATGATTTTGGTCAATATGGCAGCTTTGATGAGTTCATCAACGAACTGCTAGGCCGTTTTGGCAATGCTAGCGCTGGACCGGGGGCTGGAGCTGGCTCTGGACGCCGTGTCTACTATCGCACTGGGCCTGGTGGTTCGGGCGCTGCCGGTGGCGGCTTTGGCGGTTTTGAAGACCTGTTTGGGGGAGGCGGATTTGGTGGTAGTGGCTTCCAAACCCAAGCGCCCCCTACTTCTGATGCCGAGGCAGCAATTACGCTCAGCCTATCTGAAGCCTTCCACGGCGTTCAAAAGCGGTTGCAATTGGAGGGTGAATCCCTGGATGTTCGTATTCCCGCTGGCGTCCGACCGGGCAGGCGCATTCGGCTCAAAGGCAAAGGCCCGTTCAACCCGCTAACGCAACAGCGTGGAGACCTATACCTGATTACAGAAGTCCAGGCTCATCCCTTCTTTCAATTTGAGGGAGAAGATATTTTCTGTGAACTGCCGCTCTCACCCGATGAAGCCGTTTTGGGAGGGCAGATTCCAGTACCTACTGTCGATGGTAGCGTCACAATGACCATCCCAGTGGGTGTACGCTCTGGACAGTCTCTCCGGTTGCGCGGTAAGGGTTGGCCGAAACCCAAAGGCGGGCGCAGTGACCAAATTGTCAAACTTCAGATTGTGCCGCCCAAAGAACTTAGCCCTCTAGAGCGGGAGTGCTACGAGAAAATTCGCAGCAATCGTAGTTTTGACCCGCGTGCTCAGCTCAAAGACATCAAGCTCTAGCTCTGGCGCCTGCTTCTTTAAGCGCATGACCTAAACGCAATTCTTAAGCGCAGAACTCTAAGCACAGTTGGCGGAAGTGGTCGCCGCGCTGCTCGAAGTTGCGATACTGGTCGAAGCTGGCGCAGGCTGGTGAGAACAGCACCACAGCATCCTTGTAAGCCTGAGCGAGTTCCGCTGCTCGGAGAACTGCCCGGTCCAGAGTTTCAACCATTTCGACCTGGTTGTAGCCTACTGCTGCTAAGCGTTGGGCAAACTGAGGTGAAGCTGCGCCGATTAGCAGCACGGTAGCAACCTTACGCTGGATCGCCTGCAACCATGCATCATCACTGCCAACCTTCGGCTCACCCCCTGCGATCAGAATTACGGGTGCCGTAACCGCGCTCAGCCCAACCAGCGCGGCATCATAGTTGGTAGCTTTACTGTCATTGATAAAGTCGATACCGCGCCATGTGCAGATGCGTTCCAAGCGGTGCGGCAACCCAGGAAACTGCTCTACGGCATGGGCAATGGCATCGGGTTGAATACCCGCCAACCGGGCGGCGGCCACTGCCATTAGCAGGTTGGCCCGGTTGTGCTGACCCGGCATCTTGAGGAAACTAGTGGGCACAATCGGCTGAGCCACCCGATCCCGATGATCCATCACCCAGCCATCCCGGATATAGAACCCTTTCGGCGCAGGTAGATGGCTAGGACCTTCGGTACTGACCCAGTAAGCTGAGGGCCAACGAACAGGTCCGTGCTCCGCCAGGAAATCATCATTCCCGTTGAGAACAATGTGCTGCGAGTTTTCTACTAGATGCGCTTTGATTTGGCTGTAGCGTTCTAGAGTGCCGTGGCGACTAAGGTGATCAGGCGTAAAGGTCGTCCAGATGCCGATGTAAGGAGCAACACTGGGAGCGCTCTCGATCTGGTAGCTGCTCAGCTCAGCCACAATCCAGTCAGGGCTACGTCCGGTTGTCGCCACTGAGTAGGCCAGCTCACAGAGGGGATAGCCGATATTGCCACAGGCTGGTGCGTCGTGGCCCGCAGCTTGGAAAATCGCAGCAGTCAGTGCTGTCGTCGTCGTTTTGCCGTTGGTCCCCGTGATGCCAATCCAGGGGATGCGGTGGAGGTAGCGCCAAGCCAGCTCAACCTCCCCAATGGTTTCAATGCCTAATTCTCGCGCTCGCATCAAGCCTGCCCGATCCCAGGGCACGCCAGGGCTCACGACCAGCATTTGGGGCAAAGGCTCAGTCCAGGTGTCGGGGTTGAAGTCAGCATTGAGATGCGCTTCGATTCCTAACGGCGCCAGCTCAGCCGCTCTCGCGTTGAGTACCTCGCCCTTGCCCCGGTCACTTACACTAACCTGCCAGCCCTGCATATGAAGAAGACGAGCGGCAGCGAGACCGGAGGCCCCGAGGCCGATGATGTGAGCACTAGACATGGGCACGGCGGGAAGCGTAACGAGAACTTGGTGAAATTACTGTACGCTCTCCGGTGCCCTAATTTGCAACCCCAAAGGCCTTTGCTTCGACCTAATGCTAAACTGGTTCAGCCCGCATGAGCCCCTGGAGAGGTGGCAGAGTGGTCGAATGCGCCTGACTCGAAATCAGGTATGGTGCAAGCCATCGGGGGTTCGAATCCCCCCCTCTCCGTCCCCAACTGCAATACCTGCAACGCCTATGTTAGGGGCTTGGTAATCTCTGTGATAGTAGGGGCTTGGCGATGCCAAGCCCCTACGGTGTCTGATGAACTTATAGAAGCCAGAAGCAAATCAGAATAAATTGGGCGGATTAAACAGGGCTCAAGGGACTAACCTAAGCGACGCAACAGGAGCAATGATCGGGCTGTCACTGGCACCTGCTGAGTACCGGTATAGGAACGTCCGGTCTTTAGGAAGCGGGGCTCTTTTGTATCAATGACTGTAGACCACTCCCGGTCTTCTAACCCAACAGGTAGGCTAAATTCAATCACGTCGTAGTGAGCATTGAAGAACAGCAGAAAGCTTTCATCGATGATGCGTTCACCGCGCGGTCCAGGCGTTTGCATTGCTTCCCCATTTAAAAACACACCAACAGCTTTGGCAAAACCAATAGTCCATTGTTCATCGGTCATCTCACTACCGTCAGGATTGAACCAGCTGATATCGATAACGCCAGAACCATGAATGGCTCGCCCCTGAAACCAACGCCGCCGTCGAAACACAGGATGCTGATGGCGGAAGTAGATTAGCTGGCGGCTGAAATTGAGCAGGTCTTCATTAGCATCCGGTAACTCCCAATTGAGCCAGGAGATTTCGTTATCCTGACAGTAAGCATTATTGTTACCCTGCTGTGAGCGCCCCATCTCATCGCCCGAGAGTAACATTGGTACGCCTTGGGACAGCATCAAAGTCACCAAAAAATTTCGTCGCTGCTGCTCCCGCAACTGCAAAATCTCGGGTTCATCGGTCTCACCCTCAGCACCACAATTCCAGGAGCGATTGTGGCTTTCACCATCCCGACTTTCTTCGCCATTGGCCTCATTATGCTTCTCGTTATAACTGACCAAATCATTCAGAGTGAAGCCATCGTGGGCAGTGAGAAAATTGATGCTGGCATGGGGTCGGCGTCCATTAGATTGGTATAGATCCGAGCTACCTGTAAACCGATATGCAAACTCGCCTAGAGTCTGATCTTCCCCCCGCCAAAAGTCCCTTACTGTATCTCGATATTTGCCATTCCACTCAGACCACAGCAGCGGAAAATTGCCGACCTGATAGCCTCCTTCGCCAATATCCCAGGGTTCGGCAATGAGTTTCACATTATCTAAAACTGGGTCTTGATGAATGATGTCAAAGAAAGCCGCCAGGCTATCCACCTCATAGAGCTCTCGGGCCAAAGCCGAAGCTAGATCAAAGCGGAAGCCATCGACGTGCATCTCCAAAACCCAGTAGCGCAGGCTATCCATGATTAACTTCAGGACTTGGGCATGTTGCACATTTAGAGAATTGCCACAACCCGTAAAGTCCATGTAGTAGCGTGGATTATCTTCAACCAAACGGTAGTAGGTAGCATTGTCAATGCCGCGCAAAGATAGGTTTGGCCCTAAATGATTGCCTTCCCCTGTGTGGTTGTAGACAACATCTAAAATGACTTCAATACCAGCGAAGTGCAGGGCCTTCACCATTTTCTTGAATTCAATGACCTGCTGCCCCAAAGAACCGCTAGCACTGTAGCCAGAATAGGGAGCAAAATAGTTAATTGAATCGTAACCCCAATAATTGCTCAAACCCTTGTCTACTAAATAGCCGGGGCGGGATAAAAAGTGGTGGACGGGCATCAATTCAATCGCTGTAATGCCTAGAGATTGCAAGTGCCTAATCACGGCTGGATGGGCTAGCCCAGCGTAAGTACCCCGCAGTTCCTTAGGGATATCGGGGTTTAACTTAGTGAACCCTTTGACATGGGCTTCGTAGATGATCGTTTCATGCCAAGGAGTTCGTAGCAG of the Leptolyngbya sp. FACHB-261 genome contains:
- a CDS encoding YiaA/YiaB family inner membrane protein, producing the protein MQKLGPQMENPAWIIQVWAAFMISITFTSVGIANLPVDGWIKGFMGMGLTFSVGSTFSLAKTSRDAYEAKRLAARIDEARVERLLTDHHPLK
- a CDS encoding SpoIID/LytB domain-containing protein, encoding MSRPRSEPTAQSKQSLDNNSKKFSPKLFRLSSKLLKPQVILLLGMTLGGFWGLISVSQALLQTEANPSPVASPLASAEPSVLPPLNRPPVQIPQVPQPASTAKAEASKPPAKLPQRQAVQSIKVNSNADVGLQMRVALASGVPSLVIGSSTQATVTNLQGKAIGQLPAMQGTWTQAERQTLRVGDWQGLNAVWIDPSADGSLYVGERWYRGRLLLLVQGNGVLAVNYVNLRDYLYGVVGSEMPASWPLEALKAQAIAARSYALLRRERAGDLYDLGPTEADQVYGGLQAEYNTTHQAVRETAGLVLTYRGEVAEAVYSASSGGHTESAQDIWGNNFPYLRGVPDFDTVAPNFQWTKTYSQQDLQRRLGGVGEVISLTPVKTLASGRVVSVKLVGERGSKVMSASAVRQALDLPSTLFRVMPQADEEMGDIKGRSAPSVPPVLQVVGRGNGHAVGMSQWGAYALASRGYNYQQILGYYYRGAALSQVQGY
- a CDS encoding glycoside hydrolase family 31 protein — protein: MSFAPKALLYSIKRDRVEREITAPPSSEAFDNPGKLIRTEASARGAHFYFEQAELEINFLTEDFVQIDWKPGIPPIPYAIARQDWPQLETTLEETGDSWTIASVGASDGASTGATALSIKVGVDGSLRFTDAAGQILRQELPPQRKDEGWIHRAQLRPEEQIYGLGERAAPLNLRLAKETTEKGEVTDQAKTFRMWNYDAAGMYGPGADPMYICIPIYLGLHQQGGYLVFYENTFEAYFKFEDVATADFLGGSLRYYFTAGSPPQLIERYTELTGRSPLPPRWALGYHQSHWGYRTEQAIREEAQAFQARQVPLSAIHLDIDCQTGYRAFTIDPERFPKLASFTQELDEQGVKFIAILNPGVKYSRQSNLFLEGQILEAFCRFPNGDLVVGPVWPGWCVFPDFTNPKVRKWWGRQYEYLLDVGVTGFWHDMNEPAAFILWGDRSLPKPTQHFMEGRGGDHREAHNVYGLMQAKAGYESLSTYRPQQRPFIVSRAGWAGLQRYAWTWTGDIECTWAALRQTVATVVGLGLSGIPYSGPDIGGFQGNPSAELYLRWFQMSTFLTFCRTHSSNNVENRTPWTYGEPYFTIIRQLLLLRYRLLPYFYTLSWEASQKGHPPVRPVFWADSTDPALWGVDDAFLLGEALLVCPVFEEGAHSRQVVLPQGRWYSLWDGAPVEGPGSVELAAPLSQLPLLVKAGTVLPMEDQERQQLTLHLYPPVQGSSESQLYLDAGDGYAESRLDRFHLQRDADTLELHWQEQGDYAFPYPRIQLHVHGVELQQAWVDGEQITLQEAMIEVKKFQHVRFTLG
- a CDS encoding DUF760 domain-containing protein, with translation MMNFNSNAAGLPGGDATQESTNPLLQYMQQQSPEVLASVGNSASPEVREAVLRNVRGLLGMLPPEGFQVEITTDREHLASLLASAMFTGYFLRSMEQRMALDHQLALIDSESTEA
- a CDS encoding DnaJ C-terminal domain-containing protein, which codes for MAATDFKDYYAVLGVSKDANQEELKRVYRKLARQYHPDVNPGDQQAEARFKEINEAYEVLSDSEKRQKYDQFGQYWKHAGEGGVPGTGVDFGGYDFGQYGSFDEFINELLGRFGNASAGPGAGAGSGRRVYYRTGPGGSGAAGGGFGGFEDLFGGGGFGGSGFQTQAPPTSDAEAAITLSLSEAFHGVQKRLQLEGESLDVRIPAGVRPGRRIRLKGKGPFNPLTQQRGDLYLITEVQAHPFFQFEGEDIFCELPLSPDEAVLGGQIPVPTVDGSVTMTIPVGVRSGQSLRLRGKGWPKPKGGRSDQIVKLQIVPPKELSPLERECYEKIRSNRSFDPRAQLKDIKL
- the murD gene encoding UDP-N-acetylmuramoyl-L-alanine--D-glutamate ligase, which codes for MSSAHIIGLGASGLAAARLLHMQGWQVSVSDRGKGEVLNARAAELAPLGIEAHLNADFNPDTWTEPLPQMLVVSPGVPWDRAGLMRARELGIETIGEVELAWRYLHRIPWIGITGTNGKTTTTALTAAIFQAAGHDAPACGNIGYPLCELAYSVATTGRSPDWIVAELSSYQIESAPSVAPYIGIWTTFTPDHLSRHGTLERYSQIKAHLVENSQHIVLNGNDDFLAEHGPVRWPSAYWVSTEGPSHLPAPKGFYIRDGWVMDHRDRVAQPIVPTSFLKMPGQHNRANLLMAVAAARLAGIQPDAIAHAVEQFPGLPHRLERICTWRGIDFINDSKATNYDAALVGLSAVTAPVILIAGGEPKVGSDDAWLQAIQRKVATVLLIGAASPQFAQRLAAVGYNQVEMVETLDRAVLRAAELAQAYKDAVVLFSPACASFDQYRNFEQRGDHFRQLCLEFCA
- the glgX gene encoding glycogen debranching protein GlgX; its protein translation is MYVALWPGNVYPLGATWDGKGTNFALFSENATGVELCLFDKQGDEIRLALTEVNNFVWHGYVPGVGPGQRYGFRVHGPWSPETGHRFNANKLLIDPYAKALDGEIGNGPEISAYDLADPEKDLSFSETDDAHLVPKAVVIDPTFDWGDDKLLRTPWHETIIYEAHVKGFTKLNPDIPKELRGTYAGLAHPAVIRHLQSLGITAIELMPVHHFLSRPGYLVDKGLSNYWGYDSINYFAPYSGYSASGSLGQQVIEFKKMVKALHFAGIEVILDVVYNHTGEGNHLGPNLSLRGIDNATYYRLVEDNPRYYMDFTGCGNSLNVQHAQVLKLIMDSLRYWVLEMHVDGFRFDLASALARELYEVDSLAAFFDIIHQDPVLDNVKLIAEPWDIGEGGYQVGNFPLLWSEWNGKYRDTVRDFWRGEDQTLGEFAYRFTGSSDLYQSNGRRPHASINFLTAHDGFTLNDLVSYNEKHNEANGEESRDGESHNRSWNCGAEGETDEPEILQLREQQRRNFLVTLMLSQGVPMLLSGDEMGRSQQGNNNAYCQDNEISWLNWELPDANEDLLNFSRQLIYFRHQHPVFRRRRWFQGRAIHGSGVIDISWFNPDGSEMTDEQWTIGFAKAVGVFLNGEAMQTPGPRGERIIDESFLLFFNAHYDVIEFSLPVGLEDREWSTVIDTKEPRFLKTGRSYTGTQQVPVTARSLLLLRRLG